From Antricoccus suffuscus:
GGCCCGAGTTGTCGCATCAACCGGGGCGCGATCGTCGACGGTGCCGTGCTGATGAACAACGTCACGATCGGTGAAGGCGCCGTCGTACGCCGCACCATTCTGGACAAGAACGTCGTAGTACCAGCGGGCGCGCTCATCGGCGTGGACCTGGCAGCCGACCGGGAGAAGTACCACGTCACCGACTCGGGCATCGTCGTCCTGGGCAAGGACATGACCGCGACGTAGCACGTCGCGGACGGTCTACTCGGGCCGATGAATTGCGGCGATCAGGCCCTCGCCTATGGGAAGTACGACGGACAGCAGGTCCTCGCGCTCCCGGATCGCCTTACCCAGATCGCGCAGTGCCACCGACTCCGCATCGCGCGCGGACGGATCGGCGACCCGGTCCTTGTGGAGCGCGTCGTCGTAGACCAGCACGCCGCCCGGCCGCAGCAGCCGTAGACCCTCTTCGAGTAGGTCGATGTAGTCGGTGGCATCAGCGTCGATGAAGACGAGGTCGTAGGCGCCGTCGGTGAGCCGGGGGAGTACGTCGCGTGCGGCTCCGCCGATGACCCGGGTCCGGGAGTGCGGAATGCCGGCCTCGGCGAAGGACTGCTTGGCCGCGCGCTGGTGTTCGATCTCGGTGTCGACCGTCGTGAGTACGCCGTCCGGTCGCATGCCCTCAAGCAGCCATAGACCGGACACGCCGGTCCCGGTGCCGACCTCGACCACGGCTTTTGCGTCGATCGCGGCCGCGAGGAAGCGCAGTGTCGCGCCGGCTCCGTTGGTGATCGGCTCGACGCCGAGTTCCGAGGCCCGCGAGCGCGCTGCGGCGGGTACGGGATTTTCGGCGGCAAAGGACTCGGCGTACGACAGACTGGCGGCATTGGTCATGGCCTTGAGCCTATCGGCACACCGACGCATCGCCGGGTAATGACGCGGGTATCGGCACGATCAATGGGCGCGCCGCGGGTCACACTGCGGACACCGCATTCCTGTGTTGGCGCTGTGCGAGCAGGGCCACTCTGTGACAACCCTGTGAATCGATGCGACGGGGTAGGAACGGAACAACAACTAAGGCAGAATCGTTGTTACCGAACGCAGCATTTGAGATCGTCAGATGAGCGACCGACAAACCTACGGAGCGCCGCACCGCATGAGCTCAGCCCAGTTGAAAAACCAGGCCCACCACACGCCTGCGTCCTTCGACGAGACCGCCGACAGCGCCGACTCCGCGCCAGCTTGGGTACCACCCACGTGGGACGAAGTTGTCCGCGAGCACTCGGCCCGTGTTTACCGCCTTGCCTACCGGCTATCGGGCAACCAGCAGGACGCCGAGGACCTGACTCAGGAGACTTTTATCCGGGTCTTCCGGTCGCTCGCCAACTTCCAGCCTGGCACGTTCGAGGGGTGGATGCATCGCATCACTACCAACCTCTTTCTGGACATGGCTCGCCGCAAGCAGCGCATCCGGTTCGATCACCTCGCTGACGAGGCGGAACGCTTGCCGAGCGCCGAGATCGGCCCGGAGGGTATCTTCGATGCGAGCCACATGGATGCCGACATCCAAGACGCGCTCGACGATCTACCGCCGGACTTCCGGGCAGCCGTCGTACTCTGTGACATAGAAGGTTTGAGTTACGAGGAGATCGCCAGCACCCTGGGGATCAAGCTCGGCACAGTGCGCAGTCGCATCCACCGTGGCCGCGTGCAGTTGCGTGAAGCGTTAGCGCACCGAGCGCCGCGCCGGATGCGCCAAGCGGCCGATGTAGAGGAGGGCGCCGAATGAACCGGGCGGATACGCACCTCTCCACCGAAGCCCTCGCCGCATACGTCGACGGGGAGCTTGCACCGGGCCCGAAGGCCCGTGCAGCCGAGCACATCGCCGGTTGTCTCGAGTGCGGTTTTGCCGTCGGTGTCCAGGCCCAGACCAAAGAGTCACTGAGTTCGTCATCCGGCACGTTCGCCGTGCCGTCTGGATTACTGGCTAAGTTGGGCAAGATCCCGTACGACGTTGAACTACCGCACGATCGGCCCACGGCGTCCGGGATGTCGATGAGCGGTGGCGGCGTCTTCGAATTTTCGGTGGCCGCGCCTGCCGTGGCGCGTGAATCTATGCCGCGCCCAGAACACCCGTCCGAGCCGGCGAAGAGATCCCGGCTCGGTGAGATGCGTCGCGCTCGCCACTTCAACCGTGGTGCGGCGCTTATTGCTTTGGGTGTGGGTCTCACTCTGAGCCCGACGATGCTCGGAGGCAATGGTCACATCGTCTCCACTCACGATGAGCCGCTTCCGAGTTCTGTCGTCGGGATAGTGTCCGGTCAGTCCGGGGCGCCCGCGACCCACGGCTGACAGAATCCAAGCCAACGCAGATCCAAGCCAAGCAGATCCACGCGAA
This genomic window contains:
- a CDS encoding O-methyltransferase, whose product is MTNAASLSYAESFAAENPVPAAARSRASELGVEPITNGAGATLRFLAAAIDAKAVVEVGTGTGVSGLWLLEGMRPDGVLTTVDTEIEHQRAAKQSFAEAGIPHSRTRVIGGAARDVLPRLTDGAYDLVFIDADATDYIDLLEEGLRLLRPGGVLVYDDALHKDRVADPSARDAESVALRDLGKAIREREDLLSVVLPIGEGLIAAIHRPE
- the sigE gene encoding RNA polymerase sigma factor SigE, coding for MSSAQLKNQAHHTPASFDETADSADSAPAWVPPTWDEVVREHSARVYRLAYRLSGNQQDAEDLTQETFIRVFRSLANFQPGTFEGWMHRITTNLFLDMARRKQRIRFDHLADEAERLPSAEIGPEGIFDASHMDADIQDALDDLPPDFRAAVVLCDIEGLSYEEIASTLGIKLGTVRSRIHRGRVQLREALAHRAPRRMRQAADVEEGAE
- a CDS encoding zf-HC2 domain-containing protein — its product is MNRADTHLSTEALAAYVDGELAPGPKARAAEHIAGCLECGFAVGVQAQTKESLSSSSGTFAVPSGLLAKLGKIPYDVELPHDRPTASGMSMSGGGVFEFSVAAPAVARESMPRPEHPSEPAKRSRLGEMRRARHFNRGAALIALGVGLTLSPTMLGGNGHIVSTHDEPLPSSVVGIVSGQSGAPATHG